The genome window CGACGTCCGGCGAGCTGTTCGTGAACGGTTTGGCCGGCGAGCGGTTCGCGGTGCGCAACAGCGGCGCGCGCGCCGTCGTCGAAGGCGTCGGCGACCACGGCTGCGAATACATGACCGGCGGCGTGGTCGTCGTGCTCGGCCCGACCGGCCGTAACTTCGCCGCCGGCATGAGCGGCGGCATGGCGTTCGTGTTCGACCGGGACCGGTCGTTCCGCGACAAGTGCAACCTCGGCATGGTCGAACTCGAGTCGCTCGTCGACGAAAGCGACCTGTGGCTGGTCTACCACCTGATCGAAGACCACGTGCGCCACACCGGCAGCCCGCTCGGGCAGCGCGTGATCGACAACTGGGAACACCTGGTGTCGCAGTTCGTCAAGGTCATGCCGACCGAATACAAGCGGGTGCTGCAGGCGCGCCGGGCCGCGCTGCGGCCGAAGCGGCCCGCGCCGCAACTCGCCATCGTCGACGGAGGGCGCTCCTGATGGGCAAGCCGACCGGTTTCCTCGAGTGGGCGCGGCGCATGCCCGACCGCCGCGATCCGAAGGTCCGTCTCGGCGACTGGAACGAGGTCTACGAGCCGCAACCGGCCGAGCGCGCCGTCGAGCAGGCCGCCCGGTGCATGGACTGCGGCGTCCCGTTCTGCCATCAGGGCTGTCCGCTCGGCAATCTGATCCCCGACTTCAACGATCTGGTGTACGAGCAACGGTGGCGCGACGCGCACCGGCGGCTCGCGTCCACCAACAACTTCCCCGAGTTCACCGGCCGTGTATGCCCGGCGCCGTGCGAACCAGCGTGCACGCTGTCGATCAACGACGACCCGGTCACCATCGAGCAGACCGAAAAGGAGATCATCGAGCGCGCGTTCCGCGAGGGCTGGGTGCAGCCCGCCGCACCGCGCCAGCGCACCGGCAAGCGCGTCGCGGTGGTCGGCAGCGGACCGGCCGGCCTCGCGGCCGCCGCTCAGCTCAACTCCGTCGGCCACCGCGTCCGGGTGTTCGAGGCGGCGGACCGCATCGGCGGATTGCTGCGCTACGGCATCCCGGACTTCAAGCTCGAAAAGTGGGTGGTCGACCGGCGGATCGACATCCTGCGCGCCGAGGGCGTCGACTTCGTCACCAACGCGGCGGTCGGCACCGACCCGACCTGGTCGGAACTGCACCAGACCTACGACGCGGTCGTCGTCGCGATCGGCGCGCGCCGCCCGCGCGATTTGCGCGTGCCGGGTCGCGACCTGCGCGGCGTGGTATTCGCGATGGACTACCTCACGCGCCAGAACAAGCTCAACGCCGGCGACCCGGACCCCGACCCGGCGCTCGACGCGCGCGGCAAGCGAGTCGTGATCCTCGGCGGCGGCGACACCGGCTCCGACTGCCTCGGCACCGCCCTGCGCCAGGGCGCGGCGCAGGTCCACCAGATCGAGCTGATGCCGCGGCCGCCCGACGAGCGGCCGCCGGCGAACCCATGGCCGCAGTGGCCGATGGTGTACCGGGTGTCGTCGAGCCAGGAGGAGGGCGGCGCTCGCGACTTCGCGGTGCTGACCAAGCGCCTCAGCGGCGACGGCGGCGCGCTGTCGCGCCTGCACGCCGTGCGCGTGGACGTCAAACCGAGAGCCGGCGGCGGCCTGCTGTTCGACGAACTGCCGGGCACCGAGTTCGACATCGAGGTCGACCTGCTCATTCTGGCGATGGGGTTCGTCGGGCCCGACACGCAGCAGCTCCAGGACCAGCTCGGGATCGAACTCGACGCCCGCGGCAACGTACGCACCGACGACCGGTTCGCCACCAACGTCGATGGCGTGTTCTGCGCCGGCGACGCCCACCGCGGCCAGAGCCTCGTCGTATGGGCGATCTGCGAGGGGCGCGAGGCCGCGCGGCACGTCGACATGTACCTGCGCGGGTCGACGGCGGCCTGGCTGCCGACGCGCGGCGCCGATCTGCCGTTCGGCGGCCGCTGACCGCGCCCGGCGCTGCGCTATCCTGACGCGGTGGCGCGCGCGCACATCGCATGGCTGGCCGCGGCCGCGTGCGCGGCCGGCTGCGGTTCGCCTCCGACCGATGGCCGGGAACCGCTGGCGTGGTCGGTCGCGCTGTCCGAACTGCCGGCAGCGCTGCGCGGCGTGTGCGCCGGCGGCGGCGCGATCGTCGCGGTCGGCGGCCGCGACGGCGCGCTCGCGCTCGAATGGACCGACGGGCGATGGCGGGCCGCGCCGCTGCCGCGGGACGCCGGGCGGCTGTGGTGGTGCTGGCTCGACCGCGACGGCCGCGGCTTTGCCGTCGGCGAACGCGGCACCGTGCTCGCGCGCACCGGGCCGCTGGCGTGGCAGCGCGACCCGACCGGTGACGCGATCCCGACCGACGCGACGCTGTACGGCGTGTGGGGGACCTCGGTCGACGACGTGCACGTGGTCGGCGGCAGCTTCAACCCCGGCCAGACGCGCACGGTGGCCGCACGCCGCACGCCGGACGGCTGGACCGCGGCGCCGGTCGGGTCCGTCCCCGACGCGGTGCTGTTCAAAGCGTGGGGCGCGGCCGCCGACGACGTGTGGATCGTCGGCGCCGACGGAGCGCTGGCGCACTTCGACGGCACGGGGTGGCGCCCGTTCGCGTCCCCGACCGCACAGCGGCTGATCGCCGTGTGGGGCACGGCGGGCGACGACGTGTACGCCGTCGGCGGCGACGCGGCCGGCGTGGTCCTGCACTACGACGGCGCGGCGTGGGCGCCGTGGGCGTCGACGCCCGAACGGCTGTCGGGGGTATGGACGGCGGCCGACGCGCCCCTGTACGTCGTCGGCGACCGCGGCTACACCGCGCGGATCGATCGGGCCACCGGCCAGCGCGACGAGGCGATCGCGCTGCGCGACGTCGACCTGCACGCGGCCGTCGGCCTCGCCGGCGGCGGCGTCGCCGCGTGCGGCGCGGACCTGCTCGCCGGCGGCAACCCGAGCTGGCGCGGCGCGCTGGTGACGACCGGCGCCGACCTGGCTGGCCCCATCGACCTGCCCGACGCCGGCGCGCCCGACGCGGCGACCGCCGATGCCGGTCGGCCACCCGACGCGGGGCCGGCGGTCGACGCCGGCGCGAGCGCGGACGCCGCCGCGCTGCCCGGCGAGGGCGAACCGTGCGGCCCGCCGCCCGACCTGTGCCGCGCCGACCTCACCTGTTGGGGCCTGCTCACCAGTGAGGTGTTCTTGTGCACGCAGGAGTGCGCCCTCGCATCCGAATGCTTCGCCTACGGCCCGGGCGCGTGCTGCGCCGTGCCCGGGTTCCAGACGGCGCAGCGCGTGTGCATCCCCGCCGGCTACGCCGAATGCCGGTGACGCGCCGGCCTCACCGCCCGACGTACGGCTCGAGCACCGCGCCGCGCGACATCGCGGCCAGCAGCGCCTCGGCAGCCCGCGGCGACCGCCGCGCCTCTCGTTCGAGCGGGCCGAGCACTTGCTGAAACGTGCCGCCGCCGCGCATCGGCCCGAGTCGTTGCCACGTCAACTCCGCGGCGACATACGCCGCACACTCGCCGATCGCGATGGCAAACTGCGGCGTCGCGATACGCGCGAGCCGCGCCAGCTCCGCGATCGTCCTGCCGCTGAGCCCACCGCCGGTGCGAACCCACGCCTCGACGGTGTCGCAGTCGTCGGCGTCGACGATGATCGACGACCGCGGCACGCCCGGCAGCCGCGCCGCTCGCGGCGCGATCGCGCCCCTCTCGGGCGGCGTGATCAGGTCCACGCGGCCGGCGGCAGAGCGAATGCTCACGTGCCGCACGAACCGCGCATCGCACGCCGCGTCCCGCGCGATCGCGCGCGCGCCCGCGAGCGGCATTTCGGTCCACTGTCCATCCGCCGCCGATACGTACAGGCTGTGGGCGTCGATCTCGACGCGCGCCCGCCGCGGCCGGCTAGGGATCTCGACGGTGGTCGCGACCCGCGGGACCATCTTTCCTCATGCTAGCACGCGCGCGCCGGCGCGCCTCAGTTGCAGGTACCGTACAGCTCCTGAATCTGCACGACGCCGGGGCCCACGCCCTTGGCCGTGCCGAACGTGCACCCCGCGCGCTGGCCGCCGTACTCCTGAAGCGGCTGCGTCCCGATCAGCAGGCCGCTGCCGTTTGCGCCCGTAGCTCCCGCCGCCGGCGACAGCACCGAGCGCGACAACGGCCCGCCGTCGGCAAAGTAATAGTCGTCGCCCGGCTGCGGCGTGCCGCCCTCGGTGATCGTCACGCCGGCCGCGGGTCGCCCCGACAAAAACGGAAACAGCGGCGGCTGCGAGGCATCGAGGAAGATGAGCGCAAGCGCGCCCATGTCGGAGAACGTCGCGCCGCCGAGCCCCGCCGCGGCGCTCCACGCGCGGTCGGTGTCGGCGCGCAGCGTGTAGGCGTTGACGCGAACCGCGCTGCCGGTGCTCGCCGGCACGATGGTGAGCACGGGCTCGTAAACATCGCCGGCGCCCGCGTCGTCGGTCGTGAGCACGAGCAATCCCGGGATCAACCCGGTGACGCCTTGCGCGACGAACCAGCCGCACGCATCGGGCGTGGCCTCCGCCAGCGACGGGCCGCCCGGGAAGTCCACCGCATTGAAGAACCGCACCGTCACCGTGCCTCCTCCGGGCACGATCGACGTATCCTCGACGTCCAAAACGCGCCCGCACACGGTGATGCCGACGCCGCCCGGCGCGGGGCACGGCCCGTCCACCATCGCCGCGCAGCCGCCGGCGTCCGCGCCGCCGCCGTCCGGCGTCGCCGCGGCGTCGACCGCGGCGCGCGCATCGGCGCGCCCGTCCCCCGCATCGCCGAGCGCGGTGAGCACGTCCCCGGCCGTCGCATCGCACGCGACGGACCACACGGCCAGCGCGCAGGCGACCCCCCGCGCTACCACGACCATCCCACCCCCAGATAGGCCGCCACCCATCCGCCCTCCACGTTCACTCCGTCCGAACCGTCGACGCGACCGCGCACCGGATACACATGATAGCCGGTCTCGGCCGACAGCTCGATCGCGATCCGGCCGGCGCCGAGGATGCCGACCGTCGCGCGGGCGATCGGCGCCGCGAGCTTGCCCGACACGGTGCCGCCGGCGACGCCTGGCCCCGCCGGGCGCCCGGACAGGGTGACCGAGCCGACCCGGCCGCCGACGCCGGCGCGCGCGCGGAACGATCGCCATGATCGATGTACATACACCCACGCGCCCCCCCACAGCGCGGTCACGTCGACGGCGCCGAGCGGTTCGCGCCGCGTCCCCGATTCGACGAGCACGTCGGCCCCCCAGCCGATGCTCGCCGGCCCGTCGAACGCAACCCGCACCCCGCCGCCGAGCCGCCAGCCGTCGCGCCCCGCCACCGCGCCGCCGACCGCGGCCGCGGTCGCCCGCCATCGCGGCGGCGCGGCGGGCAGGCGCCGGGTCGCGATGGCGCGGGCCGATCGCCGCGTCGCCTCCGGCGCGCGCGCGTCGGCCGGCGCCACCTTCGGCGGCGCTTGCAGCTCAATCCAGCTCGCCACCAACAGCTCCATCATCGCGAGCGCGAGCAGCCGCTCGCGTCCCTTGGCGCCGAGCCGTATTCGGCGGGCGAGCGACTTGCCGGTGACCGGGTCGCGCACGCCCACTTGCACGAGCGGCCCGTCGCAGTGCGCGGTCACCGCGATGGCGTCCGGGTCGTCGCGCTCGACGGCCGACGGCACCGATGCGCCCAGCTCGAGCGCGAACAGCCGCCGCACCTCCGCGGCGTCGACGTCGACGCACGCGTCGATGCGCAGCGACACCGCCACGCCCTCCGGAGGCGTCTGCGCGCGGACGCCCGCCGGCACCATCGCCGCGACCGCCGCGAGCGCTACCGGTGCGCGGCCGACCATCGCAGCCATTGTACCGCCGCGGCGGCGGGCGGCCGCGGCGCGCGGCGCAGCCCACCGGGTCACTCGCCGGCGGCCGCGGCGCGCGGCGCAGCCCACCGGGTCACTCGCCCGGCGGCCGCGGCGCGCGGCGCAGCCCACCGGCCACCGGGTCACTCGCCGGCGATGCGCCGCATCTCGCGCACGCGATGCCCGTTCGGGTAGCGCCGCAGGTAGTCGCGCGCGCGATCGCGTGCGCGTGCCGCCTCACCCGCTCGCGCCCACGCCTCGGCCTCCCGCGCGAGCGCGTCTTCGGCCAGCGGGCCGTCGGGCGCGAGCGCGCGCGCCCGCGCGAATGCGTGCGCCGCCTCGCGCGGATCGCCCAGTTCGTCGAGCCACACCCGCCCGAGGGTGAACGCCGCCAGCGGCGCCCGCGGATCGCGCGGGTAGTCGCGCACGACCGCGGCCAGCGGGTCGACGGCGGCGCGCGACCGGCGGCCGGCGCGCGCGCGATCGGCCTCGCGCAACAGATCCGCCACCCGCTCGCGCGGCGACCGCTCCCGCGGCGGCGCGGCGGCGCGCGCCGGTGGCGCGTCGACCGCGTCGGGCGGTGGGAACCGCGCGGTGTCCCCCGCGCGCACCTGCGTCCGCTGTCCCCGCCACTCGACCTCGAGCACGCCGTCGCCGGCCCACACCTCGGTCGCGCCGTCGTAGCGCGCGACCGAAAATTCCGCCGCGTACACCGCGATGCGCACGTCGCCGCTCACCACCTGCAGCGGCCGCTGCGGCCGGCGCGGCGCGTGAAACACCGCCTTGCCCGCGACGACGCGCACCTCGGCGCGGTCGCCCGCGTCGCGCACCACCTCGACCGCCGCGCCATCCGACCCCGCCTGCACCACCGTCCCGTCGCCCAGGGTTGCCAGCGACTCCACCGTCGGGGACGGCTCCGGGGCGAGCGGCGTGACCACCGGCGGGGGCGCCGGTTCCGCCCGCCGCGCCACCGGCTCGGGCGCTCGTCGCGACGGCGCGAGCCGGTACGCCGCCATCGCGACCGCCGCCGCGCACGCCGCCGCCCCGATCGTTCGCGCGACCGCGCGCCGCCGCCGGCGCACGCGCAGGCCGCGCCACGTGCGGTCGGCCCGCTCCGGCGTCCAGTCGACGT of Deltaproteobacteria bacterium contains these proteins:
- a CDS encoding glutamate synthase subunit beta, yielding MGKPTGFLEWARRMPDRRDPKVRLGDWNEVYEPQPAERAVEQAARCMDCGVPFCHQGCPLGNLIPDFNDLVYEQRWRDAHRRLASTNNFPEFTGRVCPAPCEPACTLSINDDPVTIEQTEKEIIERAFREGWVQPAAPRQRTGKRVAVVGSGPAGLAAAAQLNSVGHRVRVFEAADRIGGLLRYGIPDFKLEKWVVDRRIDILRAEGVDFVTNAAVGTDPTWSELHQTYDAVVVAIGARRPRDLRVPGRDLRGVVFAMDYLTRQNKLNAGDPDPDPALDARGKRVVILGGGDTGSDCLGTALRQGAAQVHQIELMPRPPDERPPANPWPQWPMVYRVSSSQEEGGARDFAVLTKRLSGDGGALSRLHAVRVDVKPRAGGGLLFDELPGTEFDIEVDLLILAMGFVGPDTQQLQDQLGIELDARGNVRTDDRFATNVDGVFCAGDAHRGQSLVVWAICEGREAARHVDMYLRGSTAAWLPTRGADLPFGGR